One stretch of Papaver somniferum cultivar HN1 unplaced genomic scaffold, ASM357369v1 unplaced-scaffold_154, whole genome shotgun sequence DNA includes these proteins:
- the LOC113336835 gene encoding uncharacterized protein LOC113336835 translates to MNVCCIVLLSIVHNIVMDLHCTEITTWENKFGKTGRDTVVTVPPCLAKLSHLAKKKNLLSSNENPKHPTNTASGFVSTGKMPGLLSPNQDQSSEDSGAETTSIDSFPGKSLDLSIKWLQPCLAELNNSIPGFGNFSDADKGKLIINRFLLSDMKLSCGGGHGMLPKDIDTQHDIVLRDALVLQVNEIVDISYNPDQRLVGVPPGFQRVLMLSMTDGVQCVYAIEDRPIKDLQVFALVGFKVRDGYLMLEPGHLKVLGGMVEHLEVERQRSKEFLRMRDSIKATPTPDSWKRNGADNSTWHDAFSFRPYIQDLVEKMDVIPSFRRKIKEEALPDSKEVEEDAAVPKNRDPELADKQSVGQQKEIAGVLDAGNTFRANTTCEADTTYEASLEQLNAIIAAAETTCETLLRQIQKIWDEVGQCEPARKRMLHQLKQECLDVCKRKVNAQLEQLQHTSSQSHAMDDECHKILLQIRHECLSVYQRKFDQDEKSRDNLLEAMNLEKEKLISLASVLGEEVVYPTSQR, encoded by the exons ATGAATGTCTGTTGTATAGTCTTGTTGTCCATTGTACATAATATAGTCATGGACCTACACTGTACTGAAATAACTACTTGGGAAAACAAATTTGGGAAGACCGGCCGGGATACGGTGGTAACGGTGCCCCCTTGCCTAGCCAAATTAAGCCATCTGGCGAAGAAGAAAAATCTCCTGTCTTCAAACGAAAACCCTAAACATCCAACGAATACTGCTTCAGGATTTGTAAGTACTGGAAAAATGCCTGGTCTATTGTCTCCTAATCAAGATCAATCTTCTGAAGATTCAGGTGCAGAAACTACCTCGATTGATAGTTTTCCTGGGAAATCATTGGATTTGAGTATTAAATGGTTGCAACCATGTCTTGCTGAGTTGAATAACTCGATACCTGGTTTTGGCAACTTCAGTGATGCTGACAAAGGGAAACTCATCATCAACAGGTTTTTGTTATCTGACATGAAGTTGTCTTGTGGTGGCGGCCATGGTATGCTTCCTAAGGATATTGACACTCAACATGATATTGTTCTTCGCGATGCTCTTGTTCTTCAG GTTAATGAGATAGTTGATATATCTTATAATCCAGATCAAAGACTTGTGGGTGTACCTCCAGGGTTTCAGAGGGTGCTTATGTTGTCTATGACTGATGGTGTTCAATGTGTATATGCCATAGAGGACAGACCTATCAAAGATCTTCAAGTTTTTGCTCTTGTTGGTTTCAAG gtTCGGGATGGGTATCTAATGCTGGAGCCTGGACACTTGAAAGTACTTGGTGGAATGGTGGAACATTTGGAAGTTGAACGTCAGAGATCAAAAGAATTTTTAAG AATGCGAGATTCGATAAAGGCTACACCTACACCTGATAGTTGGAAGCGTAATGGTGCTGACAATTCAACTTGGCATGATGCATTTTCCTTTAGACCGTATATCCAAG ATCTGGTGGAGAAGATGGATGTCATACCATCCTTCCGGAGGAAAATCAAG GAAGAAGCATTACCGGATTCAAAGGAGGTAGAGGAAGATGCTGCAGTCCCCAAGAACCGGGATCCAGAGCTCGCAGATAAGCAATCAGTTGGTCAGCAGAAAGAGATTGCGGGGGTATTGGATGCTGGGAACACATTTCGGGCAAACACCACTTGTGAGGCAGACACCACTTATGAGGCCTCATTGGAGCAATTAAATGCAATTATAGCAGCTGCTGAAACCACTTGTGAGACTTTATTGCGTCAAATACAA AAAATATGGGATGAGGTTGGTCAGTGTGAACCTGCACGAAAAAGGATGCTGCATCAGTTAAAACAGGAGTGCTTGGATGTTTGCAAGAGAAAAGTTAATGCACAATTGGAGCAATTACAA CATACCTCTAGCCAATCTCATGCCATGGATGATGAATGCCACAAGATATTGCTTCAAATACGACATGAATGCTTGAGTGTTTACCAGAGAAAATTTGATCAAGATGAGAAGTCAAGAGACAACCTTCTCGAGGCGATGAATCTTGAGaaggaaaaacttattagtcttGCTTCAGTTCTCGGAGAGGAAGTTGTTTA CCCAACGAGTCAGCGGTAA
- the LOC113336836 gene encoding probable protein phosphatase 2C 35 produces the protein MGCVQGKCCYCCSWYPKSSDGDAQELSNGGGVGDNQRYILTERSREIASVPSHNFKLEYSVLTHRGYYPDSPDKANQDSFCIKTDIQGNPNLHFFGVFDGHGQYGTECSNFVRDRLVEILSNDPMLSVDPIKAYNIAFERTNTELHESEIDDTMSGTTAITVLVKGDTLFIANVGDSRAVIAVRSGSRVVAEDLSIDQTPFRNDEYERVKLCGARVLTVDQVEGITDPSIQSWGDEENDGGDPPRLWVQDGLYPGTAFSRSLGDSTAEKIGVIADPEISMVKLTPNHMFFVIASDGVFEFLSSQAVVNAVIRYTDPRDACAAITGESYRLWLEHENRTDDITIIVVHIKDLSNQLGVGATTNGTYGMNTDLVPILTGKGSADTSVSYHTLRSNLSETQPCLYTTPVERSPACVVPSPTHFGSSNT, from the exons ATGGGATGTGTCCAGGGCAAGTGCTGTTACTGCTGTAGCTGGTACCCAAAATCATCTGATGGTGATGCCCAAGAGTTAAGTAATGGTGGTGGGGTTGGCGATAATCAGAGATATATACTCACAGAGAGGTCAAGAGAGATTGCTTCTGTCCCTTCACATAACTTCAAATTAGAGTATTCGGTTCTGACACATAGAGGGTATTATCCAGACTCACCTGACAAAGCCAACCAGGATAGTTTCTGCATCAAAACTGATATTCAAGGTAACCCAAATCTTCATTTCTTTGGTGTTTTTGATGGGCATGGTCAGTATGGTACTGAGTGTTCTAATTTTGTTAGAGATAGACTTGTTGAGATATTGTCAAATGATCCTATGCTGTCAGTGGATCCTATCAAAGCGTATAACATTGCATTTGAGAGAACCAATACTGAACTTCATGAGAGTGAGATAGATGATACAATGAGTGGTACCACTGCGATTACTGTACTTGTTAAGGGAGATACTCTTTTTATTGCAAATGTGGGGGACTCTAGGGCTGTCATTGCTGTTAGGAGTGGGAGTCGTGTTGTTGCGGAGGACCTTTCGATTGATCAGACACCGTTTAGAAATGATGAGTATGAGAGAGTGAAACTATGTGGTGCAAGGGTTTTGACAGTGGATCAGGTGGAAGGGATAACTGATCCTAGTATTCAGAGTTGGGGGGATGAAGAGAATGATGGTGGCGATCCACCTAGGTTGTGGGTGCAGGATGGCTTGTATCCTGGAACTGCCTTTTCGAGGAGTCTGGGAGATAGTACAGCTGAGAAGATAGGTGTAATTGCTGATCCTGAGATTTCTATGGTGAAGCTTACACCAAATCATATGTTCTTTGTGATTGCAAGTGATGGGGTCTTTGAGTTCCTCTCGAGCCAAGCAGTTGTCAATGCG GTGATAAGATATACAGATCCGCGGGATGCATGTGCTGCTATCACAGGAGAATCGTACAGGCTATGGTTAGAGCATGAAAATCGCACAGACGATATAACGATCATTGTTGTGCACATCAAAGACCTAAGTAAT CAATTAGGTGTTGGTGCTACAACTAATGGAACATATGGAATGAATACGGATCTTGTTCCAATATTGACTGGGAAAGGGTCTGCGGATACATCTGTTTCTTACCATACATTAAGGAGTAACTTATCTGAAACACAGCCTTGTCTATATACTACTCCTGTGGAAAGAAGTCCagcatgtgttgttccatctccAACCCACTTTGGATCTTCAAATACG TGA